AAATTTAGCTAAAGCTGAATCATTAGGGAAACGGTGGATATCACCAATTTCAGCAATAATACCGGCGCAGATAACTGGACCAAGGCCAGGTACAGAATCAAGGGTATGCTTAAAATGGGCTATTTCTTTAGCAATAGCTTTATCAATATTTTTAATTTGTTTTTCTAAAGTTCTA
This genomic interval from Carboxydothermus pertinax contains the following:
- a CDS encoding transposase — encoded protein: LIDFLVEKGNKHFADPKATAEKLKIAAHNAHRLRGNLLEPVNLILATSLETIRTLEKQIKNIDKAIAKEIAHFKHTLDSVPGLGPVICAGIIAEIGDIHRFPNDSALAKF